In a genomic window of Dehalococcoidia bacterium:
- a CDS encoding dihydroorotate dehydrogenase — translation MKPDLSVQLAPRNRRGLLLANPVMTASGTFGYGEEMSGLCDIQRLGAIVCKGTTLAPREGNKQPRIAETPEGMLNAIGLQNMGVDALIRDKAPLWAKWRVPVIVNIAGERIEEYAELAKRLDGVPGVSGIEVNISCPNVAAGCMEFGSNPESAAAVTRAVRQATTLPVIVKLTPNAADIVGIAQAVAGAGADVVSLINTLKGMAIDIKKRKPILANTTGGLSGPAIKPVALYMVYLVAGAVDVPVIGGGGIMTAEDALEFLMAGASAVEVGTATFINPTAATDIIDGLESYMRENGIKKLAELIGAARL, via the coding sequence GTGAAACCCGACCTCAGCGTGCAGCTCGCGCCCCGCAACCGGCGCGGATTGCTCCTTGCCAACCCGGTGATGACGGCTTCCGGTACCTTCGGCTACGGCGAAGAGATGAGTGGACTGTGCGACATCCAGCGCCTGGGGGCCATCGTCTGCAAGGGGACGACGCTCGCGCCGCGCGAGGGCAACAAGCAGCCCCGCATTGCCGAGACGCCGGAGGGCATGCTCAACGCCATCGGTCTGCAAAACATGGGAGTGGACGCGCTTATCCGCGACAAGGCACCGCTGTGGGCTAAATGGAGAGTCCCGGTCATCGTCAACATCGCCGGGGAGCGTATCGAGGAATATGCGGAACTGGCAAAGAGGCTCGACGGCGTGCCCGGCGTGAGCGGCATAGAGGTCAACATAAGCTGCCCCAACGTGGCTGCCGGCTGCATGGAGTTCGGCTCGAACCCCGAATCCGCCGCCGCCGTGACGAGAGCAGTGAGGCAGGCCACTACACTGCCTGTCATTGTAAAACTCACCCCCAACGCCGCCGATATAGTAGGCATAGCGCAGGCTGTGGCCGGGGCCGGGGCTGACGTGGTCTCACTTATCAACACCCTCAAGGGCATGGCCATAGACATCAAAAAGCGCAAGCCCATTCTGGCTAATACCACGGGAGGGCTATCCGGCCCTGCTATCAAGCCGGTAGCGCTCTATATGGTCTATCTGGTAGCCGGGGCGGTGGACGTGCCGGTCATCGGGGGCGGGGGCATCATGACAGCCGAGGACGCTTTAGAATTCCTCATGGCCGGGGCCAGCGCGGTGGAGGTGGGTACGGCCACGTTCATAAATCCCACAGCGGCCACGGACATCATCGACGGGCTGGAAAGCTACATGCGCGAGAACGGCATCAAAAAGCTCGCCGAGTTGATAGGTGCTGCCCGCCTCTAG
- a CDS encoding molecular chaperone DnaK, which translates to MTDVNYKLIRLRLERERKRLTEQMEHIRANRSSEERREGSPFGKREEEATETADLENMVAQEQRVREELADIETALKKFDLGTFGICEKCGRSIELARLEAVPTAKLCMNDAQKNAR; encoded by the coding sequence ATGACCGATGTTAATTACAAGCTGATCCGGCTTCGTCTGGAGAGAGAACGCAAGCGCTTGACCGAGCAGATGGAGCACATACGCGCCAATCGTTCTTCAGAGGAAAGGCGCGAGGGCAGCCCTTTCGGCAAACGCGAGGAAGAAGCCACCGAGACCGCCGACCTGGAGAATATGGTGGCCCAGGAGCAGCGAGTCCGCGAAGAGCTGGCGGACATCGAGACCGCTCTCAAGAAATTCGACCTTGGAACCTTCGGGATATGCGAGAAGTGCGGCCGCTCAATCGAGCTGGCCCGCCTGGAAGCCGTGCCGACGGCCAAACTGTGCATGAATGACGCCCAGAAAAATGCCAGATAA
- the lspA gene encoding signal peptidase II, which produces MTPRKMPDKTPRLSPLFYVTAAVVVTLDQLTKLWVKNAIPLYGSWPETGFFRITHGSNTGAAFGIFQDSRIILSIISSIGVVVVLYIALWLSKRFTFLRWKTTMLALGLILGGTVGNLIDRAFIGHVTDFIKVGPWPDFNIADSSLVVGGILLAFNLIRASNEERSDGKSASAESR; this is translated from the coding sequence ATGACGCCCAGAAAAATGCCAGATAAGACACCACGCCTGTCTCCCCTTTTCTATGTGACCGCCGCCGTGGTGGTGACGCTTGACCAGCTCACCAAGCTATGGGTAAAGAACGCCATCCCCCTCTACGGCTCCTGGCCCGAAACGGGTTTTTTCCGCATAACCCACGGCAGCAACACCGGGGCGGCCTTCGGCATATTCCAGGACTCGCGAATTATCCTTAGCATCATCTCGTCCATCGGCGTGGTAGTTGTCCTCTATATCGCGCTCTGGCTCAGCAAACGCTTCACCTTCCTCAGGTGGAAGACCACCATGCTGGCGCTCGGTTTGATACTGGGCGGGACGGTGGGCAACCTCATCGACCGCGCTTTTATCGGGCATGTCACAGATTTTATCAAGGTGGGCCCCTGGCCCGATTTTAATATAGCCGACTCGTCCCTGGTAGTGGGCGGCATACTGCTGGCCTTCAACCTCATCCGCGCCTCCAATGAGGAGCG
- a CDS encoding DUF429 domain-containing protein has protein sequence MTNAIFIGLDLSIKSPSARAILNSKLVCVFDEWEYCVTGASIIPPNILDADYVLAIDGPQGLAGNPNDKMRECERRLGAAGKSPYVFPQSNRPFAGFVSASIRLFYSLYKSGDFHLYGIAETNISDTNLIEVYPGATWRKLAKEPIPKKRSLPGRQKRYQILLNCGVHFGASFSYVNLPTHDQLDAALAAYIAYLFRHNKTESKGREPSDDADKDVLREGFIIHLP, from the coding sequence ATGACAAATGCAATATTCATAGGGCTTGACTTATCTATTAAAAGCCCCTCAGCCCGTGCCATATTAAACTCAAAGCTAGTATGTGTTTTTGATGAATGGGAGTACTGTGTTACAGGAGCTTCTATTATTCCGCCGAATATTTTAGACGCTGATTATGTATTAGCCATAGATGGACCACAGGGACTCGCTGGCAACCCAAATGATAAAATGAGAGAATGTGAGCGCAGGTTGGGAGCGGCAGGTAAGTCTCCATATGTTTTTCCCCAATCGAATAGACCATTTGCAGGTTTTGTTAGCGCTTCAATCAGATTATTCTATTCTCTTTACAAGTCAGGGGATTTCCACTTATATGGGATTGCTGAAACAAACATCTCTGACACCAATCTAATTGAAGTTTATCCAGGTGCTACCTGGCGCAAGTTGGCTAAAGAGCCTATACCTAAGAAACGTAGCTTACCTGGAAGACAAAAACGCTATCAAATATTGCTAAACTGTGGAGTTCATTTCGGGGCTAGCTTTAGCTACGTTAATCTGCCGACACATGACCAACTTGATGCGGCATTGGCCGCATACATTGCCTACCTTTTCAGACATAATAAGACAGAAAGCAAGGGGCGAGAACCATCAGACGATGCAGATAAAGACGTTCTGAGGGAAGGTTTCATAATTCATTTACCTTAA